A stretch of the Chloroflexota bacterium genome encodes the following:
- a CDS encoding tyrosine recombinase XerC: MRKHLERYLRYLIVEKNASPRTVRNYQHEIEEFLDFLRAQGIEDWSGVNRDALRRYQAWLGSRDYAKTSVRRRLSELRSFGRYLVREGVLETNPFRMFSSPKTPRRLPNYLSQEEMRALLSIPDLGTPQGLRDRAILEVLYGGGLRVSEVVELNVSSIDWGRHELRVWGKGAKERIALLGEPAIKALKAYLEAGRPALLEGKETTPALFLNRLGTRLSARSVMSILRKYGRLAGLEKRVTPHALRHSFATHLLDGGADLRSVQELLGHEQITTTQIYTHVSQSRTREVYRRSHPLARDEGHNNKAEGKETMNEATETA; this comes from the coding sequence ATATCTGATAGTAGAGAAGAACGCCTCCCCGCGCACGGTGCGCAATTACCAGCATGAGATCGAGGAGTTCCTGGATTTCCTGCGCGCTCAGGGCATCGAGGATTGGTCAGGTGTGAACCGGGACGCGCTGCGCCGCTACCAGGCTTGGTTGGGTAGCCGTGATTATGCCAAGACCAGCGTAAGGCGACGGCTAAGCGAACTGCGTTCTTTCGGGCGTTATCTGGTGCGCGAGGGCGTCTTAGAAACAAACCCTTTCCGAATGTTCTCTTCACCCAAGACGCCCCGTCGTCTGCCCAATTATCTCTCCCAGGAAGAAATGCGCGCTTTGCTCAGCATTCCGGATCTGGGCACGCCCCAGGGCTTGCGCGATCGCGCCATCTTGGAGGTCCTCTACGGCGGAGGCTTGCGGGTCAGCGAAGTCGTTGAACTCAATGTGAGCAGTATAGACTGGGGCCGGCATGAATTGCGCGTGTGGGGCAAGGGAGCGAAGGAACGCATCGCGCTGCTAGGCGAGCCCGCCATAAAAGCGCTGAAAGCGTACCTGGAAGCCGGTCGGCCAGCGCTGTTAGAGGGGAAAGAGACCACCCCCGCCCTCTTTCTCAACCGCCTGGGAACACGACTTTCGGCACGGAGCGTGATGTCTATCCTGCGCAAATACGGCCGCCTAGCCGGGCTCGAGAAGCGCGTGACCCCCCATGCGTTGCGGCACTCATTCGCCACACATTTGCTTGACGGTGGGGCGGACCTGCGCTCAGTGCAAGAATTGCTAGGCCACGAGCAGATCACTACCACGCAAATTTACACCCATGTCAGCCAGAGCCGCACACGCGAGGTGTACCGTCGTTCTCACCCTCTGGCCCGCGACGAAGGGCATAACAACAAAGCAGAAGGAAAGGAGACGATGAATGAGGCTACAGAAACTGCGTAA